In Nakamurella antarctica, the following are encoded in one genomic region:
- a CDS encoding IclR family transcriptional regulator produces MLEENEPGTTETRVRAVDRALSVVEALTDGSTRTLSDLATKLSVPKSTLHAILRTLESRGWLQADGAAYRLGVRSLLPGAGYLEADTVVSISNPILDDLVAECDETVHLGRLVDSDIVYIAKRDSVQPLRLFTSVGRRLPAHATAMGKVLLAQRTDAEIDAIFTYPLRVLTPATIVDREHMMRELNEIRTKGYANDAGESTLGVTCTAIVIDSGPTPQYALSCSAPDVRLTGAQQAVILNGLYRARQRIEEQLATSLPSLGAKPAAS; encoded by the coding sequence ATGCTGGAAGAAAATGAACCAGGCACCACAGAAACTCGAGTGCGGGCAGTGGACCGCGCGTTGAGCGTGGTCGAGGCTCTCACGGATGGCAGTACCCGAACTCTGAGCGATCTCGCGACAAAGCTCTCCGTCCCCAAAAGCACCTTGCACGCCATCTTGCGAACACTGGAATCGCGGGGGTGGCTCCAAGCCGACGGCGCTGCGTATCGCCTCGGAGTCAGATCGCTGCTCCCGGGGGCGGGATATCTGGAGGCCGACACGGTTGTGTCGATTTCGAACCCCATTCTGGACGACCTGGTCGCGGAGTGCGATGAAACCGTCCACCTGGGACGACTTGTGGATTCAGACATCGTCTACATCGCGAAAAGGGACTCGGTGCAGCCGCTACGCCTTTTCACTTCGGTGGGCAGGCGCCTCCCCGCCCACGCCACCGCGATGGGAAAGGTGCTCCTGGCCCAGCGGACGGACGCGGAAATCGATGCGATTTTCACCTACCCTCTGCGGGTCTTGACACCGGCAACCATCGTGGATCGCGAACATATGATGCGCGAGCTCAACGAGATCCGCACCAAGGGATACGCCAATGACGCTGGCGAAAGCACCCTCGGAGTAACCTGCACGGCGATTGTGATTGATTCGGGCCCGACGCCCCAATACGCGCTGAGCTGCTCCGCGCCCGATGTTCGCCTCACCGGTGCGCAGCAAGCCGTGATCCTGAACGGGCTCTACCGAGCGCGTCAACGAATCGAAGAACAGCTGGCAACCAGCCTTCCCTCTCTGGGGGCGAAGCCCGCAGCGTCATGA
- a CDS encoding SDR family NAD(P)-dependent oxidoreductase, with the protein MQDRIIAITGAASGIGRATALLCAERGAHVALMDVDEAGLKLVAQEAERSGVSAATYVCDVRDEDVVAEAFSSARRDLGTPRGLFACAGIDLPGFAHELPAERWQKVIDINLNGSFFASKHMLQGLLDSGLGGSIVLCSSPASFVSFAAGANTAYAASKGAVSALTRTLALDYARYGVRVNAVVPGPTETPLMWMAVPAEDRARLTTTIESEVPLGRLATPREQAHAVLWLLSDDSSFVTGSHLVCDGGVLAKASISV; encoded by the coding sequence ATGCAGGATCGAATCATCGCCATTACCGGTGCGGCATCAGGCATTGGCCGGGCTACCGCGCTGCTGTGCGCCGAACGAGGGGCCCATGTGGCTCTGATGGATGTTGATGAAGCCGGGTTGAAACTTGTTGCGCAGGAAGCGGAACGCAGCGGCGTGAGCGCCGCCACCTACGTTTGCGACGTTCGCGACGAAGACGTTGTGGCAGAAGCCTTCTCGAGTGCACGGCGCGATCTAGGAACCCCTCGGGGACTCTTCGCCTGCGCCGGTATTGACCTACCCGGTTTTGCCCACGAGTTGCCTGCGGAGCGCTGGCAGAAGGTGATTGACATCAACCTCAATGGGTCATTCTTCGCTAGCAAACACATGCTGCAGGGGCTGCTGGACTCCGGCCTAGGAGGCTCGATCGTGCTGTGCTCCTCGCCCGCGTCATTCGTGTCCTTCGCTGCGGGCGCGAACACCGCCTACGCGGCATCGAAGGGCGCGGTGTCTGCCCTGACGAGGACCCTCGCCTTGGACTACGCGCGCTACGGGGTGCGAGTCAACGCAGTGGTGCCCGGGCCAACTGAAACGCCGCTGATGTGGATGGCTGTTCCGGCAGAAGACCGAGCGCGGCTCACCACCACAATTGAGTCCGAGGTACCGCTCGGCCGGCTGGCCACACCGCGAGAGCAAGCCCATGCGGTGCTCTGGCTTCTTAGCGACGACTCGTCATTCGTGACCGGCTCGCATCTTGTGTGTGATGGAGGAGTGCTGGCAAAGGCCTCCATCAGCGTCTAG